The Mya arenaria isolate MELC-2E11 chromosome 15, ASM2691426v1 genomic sequence aaatattacctCTAAGATATTTCTTAAGTTTAATATGTGCGtatgtttcttttaatttaatgccTTTACGATATAGCTGTTGGAGAACGGTGACCCAAAGTCAGTGGCGCGACCGAAGAAGAGTCAGCTTAAACAGGTGCAAACAGGATCAGAAAATCCCAAGACACGACTTTGATCCAGCATCGGGCTACCCGCAAATATCACACAAATTTTCaacaatgaaaatgtattatCTCGCTTATCATGATCATTGTCATGTAAATCATGATCAACATGACCTACGTACTATACGTCTTAATAAGAGTTTGGTTTAGATTTGACATAGTTATGGCGCTTGAACATGGAAAGTTTGGTCAATTATGGACGAGTCCGTCGCGCTTACTTATGACATTCTTGTAGTTTGTAAGTTATTTTTTCGTTAATAAGTAACCTAAGGAATCGGGACGCAGCGAAGCGACCGTGGTTTCTTATacacgaagaaattacttaataatttcTAAACAATTAAGTGTTAGCCCCCTCccaaattgcatcagctttaaaattaagccgTGCGTCTGTCAAAAACACTTGTCAATCAATTTCatatattgtgacgtcattgttgacactgaaattgcgcctttgcatatgcaaacatTAGTCGTGGCTATATGCGAATGCGCAGTTATAGCAATTTACTTAATCCTGAATCGTCTTCAAAAATAAGTAACGATTCTTCGCAAATAAGAAACTGAATACTTTAAAAATCTAGCGCCAAtgattggctgacaatgtagggcaaacactaaTTACGGTTACAGTTTCCTTCTCATTATAAAACTAGGTACATGTTTGCCTTTACTAGAAATGACAATGGGGACGTGGCTATAGCGTTGTGGCATGATCACACACCCTGCCCCTGTGACAGCCTAATATATGCCTTATATTTTTAATCTGAAACACctcaaaacaattattgtgaGACCCCAAGCAAACGTTGACGTTTCAACTGTATCAGGCTGTTGTCTGACTGAGACTCAATCCCACGAAGCAAACTCCAACGCACGTGAACCTAATTTATTCCATTCATTGTTCCAGATGACCTTTTAGCAGCCCAACTTTTCTTAATATGGTAATGGACTAGTTTGTGTTGCGAGTCTAACGTTCAGTGTCTCTAAGGCCTGAACATTATGCCTCTAAACTGGGTATTCGTAAAATGTTTGGGTACAGGGCTTGCCCCTCTGATTTTTTGAAAGTTTGGCGTAGCTGGACGGCCAAAAATAGTAGAGTAACATTATTTTTCCAAGGCAATGAAATGGAGGATTTACTTCttagcaaataataataagttatcaacaaacatttgtatttatcaagaatttattcatttcatgtaCTTTTGTTCCgtgtatttcattgtttttttagttaCACATATTTCTTATTGCACAAAGGTACAGGAAATTTTAGGCCATGAGCTAACTAGTAATTGATTTTCATAACTATTAAGACATACAcggtgtaaatatatgtttacatacgATTCAGTGTTATTATGTCATGGTCATTGATAAGACTGTTGTAAAATTGTGTTATTCATGAGCAGTTTATGCCTCCTCTCCCTCACCCTCCTCTTCGTCGAACTCTCCTTCCTCCTCGGCGGTGGCGTCCTGGTACTGCTGGTACTCGGACACCAGGTCGTTCATGTTCGACTCCGCCTCGGTGAATTCCATCTCGTCCATGCCCTCGCCAGTGTACCAGTGGAGGAAAGCCTTGCGCCTGAACATGGCGGTGAACTGCTCGGAGATACGTTTGAACAGCTCCTGGATGGCGGTGCTGTTGCCGATGAAGGTACCGGACATCTTGAGACCACGCGGAGGGATGTCGCAGACGGCGGTCTTTACGTTGTTTGGGATCCATTCAACGAAGTAGCTGCTGTTCTTGTTCTGGACGTTCAACAACTGTTCGTCGACCTCCTTCATGGACATACGTCCACGGAACAATACGGCGACGGTGAGGTACCTGCCGTGACGCGGGTCGCAGGCGGCCATCATGTTCTTGGCGTCGAACATCTGCTGTGTGAGCTCGGGGACTGTAAGAGCCCTGTACTGCTGGCTGCCGCGGGAGGTAAGAGGAGCGAACCCGGGCATGAAGAAGTGGAGACGCGGGAAGGGCACCATGTTGACGGCTAGTTTACGCAGATCGGCGTTCAGCTGACCGGGGAATCGAAGACAGGTAGTGACACCGGACATGGTGGCAGATACAAGATGGTTCAGGTCACCATATGTTGGAGTGGTCAGTTTCAGGGTCCTGAAGCAGATGTCGTACAGAGCCTCGTTATCGATGCAGTAGGTCTCGTCGGTGTTCTCGACCAGCTGGTGAACGGACAGTGTTGCATTGTATGGCTCCACCACGGTGTCCGAcaccttaaaaataaaacaaaagcatcatTAAATTAGTTCATTCCCTTATGGAATTCGAATGCCTAAAGTGTTGTACAATCGGTCTAATTCTAACAAATATACggatatcattttaattttaatttgattgtacTAAATACATGTACGTACCTTTGGTGATGGTACGACGGAGAATGTGTTCATGATTCTGTCGGGATATTCTTCACGGATCTTGGATATAAGGAGTGTTCCCATACCGGACCCAGTGCCACCACCGAGGGAGTGTGTCAGCTGGAATCCCTGTAGGCAGTCGCAGCTCTCAGCTTCCTTGCGGACAACGTCTAGAACAGAGTCGACGAGCTCAGCGCCCTCTGTGTAATGACCTTTGGCCCAGTTGTTACCGGCCCCGCTCTGTCCGAACACGAAGTTGTCTGGCCGGAAGATTTGACCGAAGGGACCAGACCTTACGGAGTCCATTGTGCCGGGCTCGAGGTCGACCAACACAGCTCTTGGTACATATTTGCCTCCTGAAACACGgatataaaaatgctttgaGAGAATTGACCTGCACTTAAGGGTCGGAACCTGATATCGGTCCGGTTGGTCAAGAGTGTTCTTCGAGTTTTGTGTGATAATCGGATTAGTATCGTTTTAGTAAAAAGCCTTAATAGTtagaaacaaataacaaaactaaaaaatacGACCATAATTATATGGTGAAGATAGCATGTACAATAATGTTTCTAACGTTTTCAGAAAAGGGAGGTTTTAATCTAAAGAATCCACTTTGCAGACACATATTTGTACCTGTGGCTTCATTGTAGTAGACGTTGATTCTCTCGAGCTGGAGGTCGGAGTCCCCATGGTATGTGCCCGTGGGGTCAATGCCGTGCTCGTCTGAGATCACTTCCCAGAACTGCAAATTACAAGAAAAACGATATTTTTCTATAggcaatttaaatgtaaaatgctACAGTATCGTTCCTAAACATTATGATTGTTAGTTTCCCCAAGCACTCCGTTATTGTGGAATCGTTATTACAATGGAGAAAGAGGGTACAAGTCAACTGACACGACGTGTTCCCCGAGTAGCTCCATCCACTCGTCACGTGACCACGCAAACAGACAAACTCCAACCAGCAAAATCCAATATGGCGGCCTCGCgaagtttacatgtataccGAGTGATTTGGGTGTAATTTTTCTACCTAATGTTCAAAATCTTAGGCAACCAAATCAGTGAGGAAAGTATGCAGGTCAGTAGATGAGCAAACTTGGACCTTATGTGCCAGTGTACTCAAATTACATTCAAGTGTGTGTAGGCCAGCTTGGTCAACTTTGGTTCTGCTCGCTACCATCTATAATGAACATATGTGATCCAAGTCCCACCGATATCATTAAACACTGTAAACCCTGAGTGAACACAACATACTAGTCTGGAATTCCTTTCCCTTACACTATCGCTATGTACTGTATGGAATATCAGTAAGCGGGGTACCagacaaacaacatacaatctatgtcatgaccttgaccttggatcAGTCCAGTTTTTAACAAAGAAGATCGGACACGAAATGAAAGGCTCAAACCACGGATCAGATGGTGTGACCTTCATATGTAGATTATTTAGCCCAAATTCCATCAATACCATTAGATGCATTTCTATAAGTGTCAGGAAATAACAGAGAACATGAgttttaattaaggaatgaatacACAGTGTATTGTAAATTCTTGCAGAGTTATACTAAAAGGAACTTTTCTAAATAATATAGTGtaataaagttcaaaatattaaatattaaatgagttCTCGTCATAATTGGAGTAaaattgtaattcaaatacaaacaaagaATTAAATTAATGCTTATTAAATCATTGCGATGAACATATCGATAATCATCAAATTTGGGCATGTgccatataagattgctgataatGGAAGTGTTTTGTCCGATTATTGGCGCTATTTGTCGATGGCTTGACAGTTGAGAAGTCtacttaggccacaccaaattgatgtttcgttccgCGGACCTACCGCAACAATTGAGTTAATAGTAAATATTGGAACATTTTTCCATTGTCCAACAGAGATTATGTTCAGGATAGAACAAATGGGTTAAAGCGCAATTGTGTTACACAATCTTTTTCCTTTATATTGATTACTAGAATAGGATGAAAATCGCACTTCGCTCGCTttggtttttatgaaaaaatgacaaaattgtaaaaaaaaaatggctcgctcgctccaataatttttggcaaaaatttgTGGAACATAACTTTAATTTAGCGTGGCTTTGCTACTGCATGGAGATTTTTGTAACTCAGATGTCCAAACAATATTTACCGCAGGGAGAGGGACAAAAATAATTGTACCAGTCTGTTTTACGATTCGATCAAGTTTTAAAGTCGAATATTTTGGTATACAAACATCATTGAGGAAATATCATCATTCTGTAATTGTCAAATTACTGGTCATTTTAATATCGTTGAAATAGCTTTAACAGCCGATGGACGACCGaacgaaaaaaatattcaatcacACTTTTTTTTCAACCGTTATCAAGCTCAGAAGGATAGCGATTGTTTTCAAGTTGGATTTTtactcttctttttttcaaaaatagcaaaacattgCATCGGCGAGTAAGAGTAACGAAACAAAAATTAACTCTCTCGCCATACTTCACTTTTTGTACTATAGCTTGAAACAaaattacagtcgaaccccgttgactcgaactccaagggaacgtcgaaaatacctcgagGCTCGGAAAGTtggagccaagcgggattgtttaccttATTAAGTATAAAGAAATATGTCCTTTAAATATAGTTCGatccaacgaggaaatcgagccaagcgggttcgagccaacggtgttcgactgtaAGTATACCTCTGTTTTTGATTGTCATAGTTAGCGAAATAGAATAGATAcaaatttcttatataatttaacgCTTTAATATTAGCAATGCAATACTGTATTTGGTACATTCAGCTCATCGTTAATTCCCGAAGTAATTGTTCAGGATTTGTTgctattcaaatatttatacaaatttctACTTGTAGTAACATGAAACAAAGAGCATATTCATGCATTTCCACAATTGACTGCtttgatatttgtattaaacattttgacttCAATCTACCAAAGCTAATGTTCAATAGAAAGACGGATAGCTTTTGTTATGACGATTTGCAAAACTGAAAcattacaattatatttcacaaatttacaAATCGCATGCTATTTTACAGTGTTGATTACCATATCAGGACAGAGATATCTCATGTTCATCGCATGCATAATAAATTGATTGTCTAATGTTGATACTGATTTATTTGTGCTCGATTGAGGTAGATATAAGCAAACATGAATTTTACGTTTGAGTTTGAAGTACCGATGCCCATTTCGAGAGGTCTTGATCGAGAAATGCCCAAAGACGGGACCttaacccacaaccttttgAGTTGCGAGGCGAACACTATACCACTTCGCCATTACAAATAGATGGACAGCTAACGATCCACCGTCTCGATgataactttaaacatattcggtgcatcatcatcatcatcatcatcatcatcatcatcatcatcatcatcaccgcCGCCGCCACTACAACTACcgccaccaccatcatcatcagcagcagcagcatcatcaaAACCCAGGCACCTTAGGCAAACCCTTGGCGGTAATGGGAACATAGGCATGCCCatgcattattatattaagatattttaactACAAAAGTATCCAACGTAAACATTATTCAAACATATGGGAAGAGTGAGATGGAATTAAGAGTATGAACTACACACATGCACATTGATTTCACACTTACCTTAGCACCAATCTGGTTGCCGCATTGTCCGGCTTGCATGTGTACAATTTCTCTCATGTTGACTGATGTTTTATCAAGCTAAAATGAACACTGAAATAATCACGTCTATCCCTCTCTGTGTCGATCTTGTATTCCTTTGGTTACTAGAACGCTCGGCTTTAAGTACCCGACTTCTAAACGTCAATATTCGTTAGTTTCCGGAATGTTTCGTTACAGTACGGATTTTACCGAGTGATGTACAAAAACTGCTGATTGGTCATTTTTATATCATCGAATAATGCCGATTTTCCACATTTGCCGcttaaattgttgaaatatgGCAGGCGTTTAACCAAGAATTGATGATATCATGTTAATTTATAGCGATTAAGTTTTCAATAACTATTTAACAGTGCcatcaaataaacaatgactcAATCTAGATGATTAATGATAACTCATAGTCCTAACACCGATACATTGTAGGGGATGATACGATTTTGGCACAGATATTAAATTAGAGGTCGAACCTCACCTGGCCTGGTTGGCCTGCTGAATTGCAAGATTAACATGAAATAAttcgtttaaagctgcaccctcacagattgattgttttaacaacctttttgtcttggaatgagccattttttgcttcaatgttttgaaaccagtgatataagactgctggcatATTAAAAgagcagatcgcagttttcatatttgcgttcgaaaattgatgttttatagctGAAAGCTTTACGAACgctttcagaaaaatgaatttttaagcagtttaccaaacaattgagatatgttctattgtgagttatcttatgtGACTTATTGAatgcattgatgccaaaatgcgctgattctgagacaaacaaaataaaaaatgtcaaaactgtcaatttgtgagagtgcagcttaaaaaaGTAATAAGTAATTATAGTAGTATTCTTACAAGAACAGCTAGCGCTCTGCCAACGGGAAAACATGCAACCAAACCCCTAGTAGAGAAAGCTCACGCGAAACTATAGTTTCTGCCATAGACACCCTGGGAGCAGTTGGTAGTTGTTAAACCCCTATTTGAAGTTAAAGCATCACCAACCTAGGCCCACCCATATCCCTGAGGTAGCATATGCCCCCTTCTACGTTTTGTAATTTGGGTAAGGCTCACACAGCGGACTAAATGTCCGTAGTCTGTGCcagtttttgattattttttttcaacaaagtaAACCTAGTTGTTAACAAATGTCCTAGTGTGATTCATTTTCAGTATAATCATATGTTGCCTTTGCAAATCTACTTTGATCAACTTATCATATAAACGAATGTCGGTCACCATGATTCATAGgcgtactttatttattttaaaatatgacaataattaattttaatatggtttaaaaataattatgataataatttcaaatagtttaaaataaatatgattcgGTTGAGCTTTATTTATTACTCATAATATGAACGCGTGGCGCGTTGAAACAGATTTGTACATagttttaaatatcttaataattttaattagtGTATCATATTTTAAGGAGATAAACTAGTAAACTAATAAAAGTATTGACGATTAGAATAAGATAACTTAAATcatgattattttaaagttaagttACGGCTTAAATGATCCAACAAATAGCTTgatcaatatcttaatttcatgtctgatcaatatacatgtacatgtatttatgaatTTGGTGCATGGATATTCTTATTTCCCACACTTAAACTCAAAGCATCGACTAGTTGACAATAAGGTCATGTTCCATCATACTGCTAAAGAATGACATTCCAACAGATAAGCATTGAAGTTGACATTCATTTATAGGCACGGGCGATACCGTCTAATCATTCCATCAATTGTGTGATCTCGAATATAAATTGTCTCATAAcatcattgtatttgtataacagTTAAACGTTTTGCTCAAGCTTAAGTTTGAAGTAATGGTTAAAGGATTTTAGaatgtacttacaaaaataaatgatgttatGCGACGTAGGTGCATActcattgattttgtttaagtacatacttattatatataaggttttagtggtctacataataGTGTGTAAACTACCTACTAGCACTGTTTATATTAACTGATTCATCTGAGTACAATCAATAGCTGCTgtctggtattttttatttaataaatgtattggccAATTTTAAGAATACTGCATTCTCATTGGATTGGGTTGACCACTAATTCTAGTTTACGATTTACATGCatgtatattacaaacatgtttaCCCTTACATCGTCCAAGTtaattttttatgtcaataaagaAATgatacgctcaaaatgcacaattttgGACTGTTAATATTTTCTTGGGAGATTTATCCAAAACCGCCCTGCCAATATTAAACCATTGACAATTCCGGttctgaggggggggggggggggcgaatGTCATATCGAATGTCAAAGGTTGTTCTCCTAAGTTACACCCCTTTAAAGTCAATTTCTTGGATCCGCCCCTGgatattatttaaactaaaaGAAAATTAACTTTATCATACTGAATACAATTTAGAAATGGAATCTTAGAATAGAAAAAGAAAAGGGAGACATGCTATCTTACCAGTTTACCAGATAAGACAGTTTATCAAGTTATAATACTGGTACCGACCAAATACATCTCTGAATACTTTGCCTGTTCGTCGTGGTTTAAAAGTCGgtgcatgaaataaaacaatcattttatacCCAAAATACTATAATTAATCACAATCGATGCTTACTTTTATTCGTCTTGAATTCTGAATCAGTTTTCAAATCTTTGGAATAGCGCGTACAAAGCAACGATGGAACTGTGATTTGACGTCGAATTCGCAAATACTCCTGCCCGCCATCCCCCTAGTGTCCCCAGCGAGAAAAGAAATGGTATGCAGAGTTCAGGGGTATCTCCTGGATACAAGACCTAATGGTGTATGAAgcttcacacacacacacacacacacacacacgcacacacacacacacacacacacacgaacacGGACACGCACTTGCTCCCTACCCCGATTTACAAGTTGCAAGGGCTCGACTGTCGATGATAAAACTCGCTTACCCATGATACGTTTAAGCCTTATGGCGAAACATATAATGCATTGTTGTCGCTACTGCAAGAGGACGTAATCAGGTATAAGAGACAAAGATGAAAGAATATCTAATTGAGAAATATTGATGCCAAAGTTCTCAATGAATCTGGATATAGCAGACACTTCTGCTAAATATAGTTCTTTCAAGAGTCTTAATGTTGTGAAAATAATGGTTGAAGACAATTTGCAGGATATTTGTGTCATTTCTAATCGCCGTTTATAAGACGGTGCCATTTGCGTCTGGAAAAAAGCAATCCGATTGTTCTTAAATCTGATTGGTTCAACTTTTGACATTTAAAGATTTAACCAATTTCTATTGGTCAGAGCACAATtctgtcattgttttgttttgttttttcttagaTATCGCTTTGTGTGCTAATGTTTTCACAATTATCATTTTACTCtgaaaaaaaagagaattacatgtgtaccaaattaAGTGGTGCCATGGGATTAGAAATTTGACATGAGTTCACTTTTTGATGCAATATGAAACGGACATGCAGTGCCATGCATTTCTTTTACTCAGAATTATGACGGAACTATGTATGATGGAAATTGCGTGCAGTGCGGTGATTCCAGGTaaacaccatttttttaaaatgtcatattaaCATACCGTCTGAACCGTTTAGATCTGATACGTAGTATATAGTTGTAAACAATTGAACTTCTAATACGCGAATGAAAACATTGCGTTCGCAAGATCGCACTGGCACTGGATTGAAAatcacaaattatttaaaaataaaataaaaaagatcgTATAATTTCTAACTAAAAGATGCcaaaaatgtgaataattattgaattattttcttttcataagTATGCACGTGTACTATCTATATATTCTAACAAAAAACTGCTGTATGACTTTGACACAACGACTCTCTTTGCGGATTGAAGCAaccaattttcataaaaaccaagaacaaaatggtttttgacattttaataaaaacgaattcaatgtttaaaaaggAGATAAGCTAGTCTAATGACAAATACTGGCAACTGCTGAAGTATGGTTTGCAACATCATTTTATGAAGATTACTGCATGTTTCGCTAAGTATTTGCTTAATACGCACGTGcagttgaaattgaaaatgtgcagttgaatttaaaaaaaaataaacttgtattTAAGGAAGGGAACTCCGTTACAAAGTTCTTGCAAGTCATCCAAGGCCCAAAAATGGAGTTCAGACTGTTAAAAAAGGTAAGTTAATCTATGCTTATTGcattaaaaagaataattgatTCTTTATGCGAGTACTTTGTCAAGCAATATGTCAATTgcctaaattattttaaaaagtcatTCTTTATTCTCATAAACAATCTCAAGATTCTAGTACGGATTTAAGGGTTGCCCTTGGGGAGCAACCTATGACATGCGCTCTCTTC encodes the following:
- the LOC128219607 gene encoding tubulin beta chain-like, coding for MREIVHMQAGQCGNQIGAKFWEVISDEHGIDPTGTYHGDSDLQLERINVYYNEATGGKYVPRAVLVDLEPGTMDSVRSGPFGQIFRPDNFVFGQSGAGNNWAKGHYTEGAELVDSVLDVVRKEAESCDCLQGFQLTHSLGGGTGSGMGTLLISKIREEYPDRIMNTFSVVPSPKVSDTVVEPYNATLSVHQLVENTDETYCIDNEALYDICFRTLKLTTPTYGDLNHLVSATMSGVTTCLRFPGQLNADLRKLAVNMVPFPRLHFFMPGFAPLTSRGSQQYRALTVPELTQQMFDAKNMMAACDPRHGRYLTVAVLFRGRMSMKEVDEQLLNVQNKNSSYFVEWIPNNVKTAVCDIPPRGLKMSGTFIGNSTAIQELFKRISEQFTAMFRRKAFLHWYTGEGMDEMEFTEAESNMNDLVSEYQQYQDATAEEEGEFDEEEGEGEEA